In Eubalaena glacialis isolate mEubGla1 chromosome 4, mEubGla1.1.hap2.+ XY, whole genome shotgun sequence, the genomic window TTCACAGTATGAGCTCAAGGACAACCCCGGGGTGCACCCCGCCACCTTCGCTGCCCACACGGCGCCGGCCTATTACCCCTACGGGCAGTTCCAGTACGGGGATCCCGGGCGGCCCAAGAACGCCACGCGCGAGAGCACCAGCACGCTCAAGGCCTGGCTCAACGAGCACCGCAAGAACCCCTACCCCACCAAGGGCGAGAAGATCATGCTGGCCATCATCACCAAGATGACCCTCACGCAGGTCTCCACCTGGTTCGCCAACGCGCGCCGGCGCCTCAAGAAGGAGAACAAGGTGACGTGGGGCGCGCGCAGCAAGGACCAGGAGGACGGCGCTCTCTTCGGAAGCGATACCGAGGGGGACCCTGAGAAGGCCGAGGACGACGAGGAGATCGACCTGGAGAGCATCGACATCGACAAGATCGACGAGCACGACGGCGACCAGAGCAACGAGGATGACGAGGACAAAGCCGAGGCACCGCGCGCGCCCGTCCCGCCCGCCGTCCTCGCCCGGGACCAGGGCTCGCCGCTGGCGGCCGCCGACACGTTCAAGCCCCAAGACTCCCCCCTGGGCCTGGCCAAGGAGGTCCCAGAGCCCGGCAGCACGCGCCTGCTGCGTCCGGGCGCCGCGGCGGGCGGCCTGCAGGGCGCGCCGCACAGCAAGCCCAAGATCTGGTCGCTGGCTGAGACGGCCACCAGCCCCGACGGCGCGCCCAAGGCCTCGCCGCCCCCCGCCGGCCATGCGGGCGCGCCGCTGCAACACCCGGCCTTCCTGCCCAGCCACGGACTGTACACCTGCCACATCGGCAAGTTCTCCAACTGGACCAACGGCGCGTTCCTCACGCAGGGCTCGCTGCTCAACGTGCGTTCCTTCCTGGGCGTTGGCGCGCCCCACGGCCCGCACCtgtccgcgccgccgccgccgccgccgcagccgcccgTCACCGTGGCCGCGGGGGTGCTCCACGGCGACAAGGCCTCGTCCCGCAGCAGCCCCTCGCTCCCAGGTACAGCGCCCCGGGACGTCCGCCCTGCCCCAGGCCAGTAATCCGGAGCCCGGGCGATGCTGGGGATGGAGGGGAGCACTGGCCCCGGAGGGTGAGAGGCGGTGAGCGCTGAGCTCGGGGTTGAGCAGTAATCCCTGCCTGAATTCAAGGAGCGAGGCCACGGCCCTGCGGCTCTCCCGAGAAAGCTGAGCTCTACCCGCTGGCCTGCcccgggggaggcggggaggtTTCCCTGGAGACACTTCCCAGCgacggggcgggggggcggggaggaggcctGTGCCCCTCTGCGGCACCCCTTCCCCGCACTGTCTCTCGGCCCTAACGCtctgcctcttcccctccctcgcAGAGAGAGACCTCATCCTCAGGCCGGACTCGCCGGCACAGCAGTTAAAGTCGCCCTTCCAGCCCGTGCGCGACAAGTGAGTGCCGTTGGTGTTTACCTCTGGGTAGGGGCGAGGGGGATTCGGCGGCCGGAGGCTGAGCAGTGGCAGGCGGCAGAGGGGTCGCGCAGTTAGCGTGGACGGGGCGCTGTCCACCAGCCGGGCGCCCGGGCCAGCGTAGTCCGCCCCCGTTTCTCCCGAGCCGGGAGCCTCGCGGGGCAGGTCACCCCGCCCCCCAGGCGCTCGGCTGGCAGCACCGGCCATGCTGGGTCCCAGCTTCCATCCACTGACAGCGCTGTGTTCTTCTTGTCTTGCTGTGTTTCCCCTGCAGCTCGCTGGCCCCGCAGGAGGGGACGCCGAGGATCCTAGCAGCCCTTCCATCAGCCTGATCCAGGGTCTTCTTTTACTtttgcggggggaggggggagaagttcgggagggagggggtgagggaggaatcAAGACAAATATTTCAAACTGGTGTAAAGGGCAAATCTGGCAACGAAGTCAAGGACTCCCATCCATCGCTTTCTGCAGAAAGGGGCTCGTCCGGCCCGAGCTCGCGTCCAGGCAGCCCGGCCTCTGCCCGCCGCCCCGGGTGGCCGTCACCGTGCTCCGGGCGATTATCAGTTCGGTAAATGCCCCCATGtgcttctgtctttctttctttcttttttttttcttctgtatataGAGTGATTTCAGATTGTAAATAGCGCGTCAGCGAACCTGTCTAAATCATATATTTTTGTCTAATAAACTAAATGAAATGATGGCCACTGCTCCTGCTGCTGTGTGTGGCTGGGCATCGCTGGGGGCATCCTCAATCTTGGAATCAGGAATCCTGGCATCCTGACAGGGCTCTAGTGTCTGTGGCTGGGGAGAGAAGCTGCGGGGGAGTTTCCACCCCAAAGGCCGGTGCTTCTCAGTCTCCTGACTGTTGTTGCATTTGTTAATGTCACCAGGGCAATCCTTGTTGGCAGTTCAGTTCTTTCCAACTCTTACACATTTATCTGGACACGCCCTTCTCAGGACATAAATGAGTTCGATTTTAGGCAGTTTATAAAACGATTTTTTGAAGAGGGCAACGATGGGGGAAAAGTGAAAAGAATTTCCAATCCTCTCCCCAAAGGAGAACTTCGTATTTGAAATCAGTTTATAACCAGTTGTCTCAGCGGTGCATCGTGGCGTCGGGGCGTTTCATAGGTAGAATGAGGACATAATGGAGTATGAAATTTTGCTTTCAGTGTATTCTTTAGTTATTTGGCTAAATCAcacgtggagaaattggaatttttttttttttttaaactctcctgCCAGGGATGCAGCTCCGTGGTTCTCTGGGCGTGTGAGCGACGGGGCTGCTGTAGTGTGTGTGGGTGACAAAGAGGGGAGCGGGCTTCGGTCTCCCAGGGACGCCCCTTTAAGCTCATGTGCCCTGCACTGGGCCCACCCAGCGAGCCGAGGAGCCAATAAGGCCCAGATGGCCGCTGGGCCGGGAGGCAGCTGGAGTGATGGTAGGAAACAATGCAGAAGGAGCCGACCCGGAGCCTCGGGAACCGCACTGGTCAGGGCTCCGAGCCGTGGGGCGTGCGGAGCGAGATGCGCAGCCTGCACTTCCAGAGGGTGCAGGACCCTTGAATTGGTGAAAACCGCGAAAGCAGACGTTTGTAAAACTGCCAGTGAGGATGGGAGCTGCGGAGGTACCCGGCCCAGTGGGGAAGAGGCCGAGTCCCCGGTGTTGGACAGGACCTCCCCCACCCCGAGCCGAGCCCCAGATTCGCCCTCGAGACCCTCGGGACCCGCTGTCCCGGGGCCGCTCGCGGCGGCGAGGGACGCGGCTGCGGGAGGGGAAAGCCAGGCGCGGCCGGCTGCTCCTGGCTCCTCTGCGGCCAGGAAAGGGGCGCTCATGGCGAGAACCAGCGGGCGCCACCCACCGGACCGCTGCCCCCGGCGCCCGCGTCCTTCTCCAGCGCCTCCCCCCGCCGCCATCGGTCTAGAGGAAAAGGTCCCCGCTTGCCGCCCCCGAGGCGGGAGGGAGCGCGAAGGGGCGGCCGCGGCAAGCGTGGCCCGACGGCACGTCGGGGTGCGCGGGTGCGGAGCGTGGAGCCGCTGGAGAGCCGGGCCGCGGAGCCGAGCCGAGGGCCGGCTGGCGGGCGGCGGCCGCGGTGGAGCCGCTTCCAGTCCGAACGGACGTGCTCGAGGCGCCCTCTATGGGCCGCAAGCGGAATAGGGCCCCGGTGGAGGCGTCAGTCTCGCTCCTGGGGTAGGGCCCCAAATCTGGGGGGTCCTTGGCTTTGGGGGTGCTGTGGACGCGAGCCTCGAATTATGTTGGAGGGGCTTGCTCTGTGTTCTAGAGTGCCACCCACTTGCTTGAAATTGGGGGTGTGTGTTGCTGGTCCTACTGCGTAGGCTGCTGGCATTTGGGGAGAGGGGCGAGGACCAGGCCCGGCTCCGGGTGTTCGCACTGTCCCCAGGGGCCCTGGCCGATTCAGCGAGGAGCTCCTGGCCTGTCCTCGATGCTAGGACTGCAGGGGACAGTGCGGCCCTCCGCTCCCCATTCCAGAGCTCTGGAACAGAACCTTGGGCCCCACCCTGACCTCTGGGACCCCACCCTGACCTCTGGGACCCCAGGGCTCCCGCGTTCTTGGGAGAGAGCGCAGCGACAGAACTTTGAGGAGCGGTGCTCGGGTCCTCTGATGAGGAAGTGCGTTCTTGGCCCACAGACAAGCTGTTCTGGCGGCCAAATCGTGCTGGGAAACCCCTTCTGAGCTACTGCAGGAAGCAGCAGGTGGGATTCAGGTGGGCTATGGAGTCCTCTGGCCCTGGCCCAGTTCCACTGTCTTTACCCCTAACCCCCCAGAATCAAATAGGATGGTCCATGCAGGTGTTTCTGCTTTCAACCCatatttccattctttctttctatccAATACATTTGGGACCCCTGGATGCTGCCACCCAGGTGGCTGAGCCACCAGGGGGGTCTGAGGCCtcagaaccctgtggcctggaagtCGTGAAGGGTCCCTGCCCCCCTCCTGGGGACCAAAGCTTCACTGCAAAGAAATCAGATTGCCAGCCTCAGAATGATTTTCCTCCATTGAAGAGCTAGACATGAATTTTTAATTGAGCATTGAAAAGCATTTTTGTCCTTTGTGTGCTGTTTGTTTACATCTTTCCCAACCACTGCAGCCACCTAAGGGTGTGCCCGCCTAGGGCTGTGCGGTGCCCCACGGGGAGGCCCTGAGGAGCCCACTGCTTCAGCACCTGAAATACCTGGCAGTGGACATAGAAACCCCCTTTTCTTTAAAGCCAAAGTGGAAGTTCTTCTGGAACTTTCTGTGTGTACAGAGGTGctctctcccaccttcccctACCCGTACCCAGTACAATTTCAGAGGGTGGCAGTAGTCCTGTAAGGAGGAGACTAAACCTGAAAATGGGTAAGGGTGAGGGATGTCCACTGGATTAATGTTGGCAACTTGGCCTCCCTCCTCCTCAGGGACCAGGTTCCCATAGAAAGGACACCCCGTGTCTGGGACAGCAGACTTCTGTCTTTATTGGGTCTTATTTTTGGAGAGAGGATAAAGAGGAAATCCGATTTGGAGAcctcctctctgctccagctCAGGCCTGCAGAGGTGACGGGGAGATGGTCCAGGTGTGGTTTTTCTAGACCAGCACCTCCCCTCAGACATTGCTGGTCTGAGGACTTGGGGAGTGGGTGCAGGCCCCATCCCAATCGGTGACCTGCTGGTCTCTGAAATCTCACTgctcccaccctccttccctccctcccccgatCAATTATATTCACCAGCACATTTATCTCGCCTGCAATATGGAGAATTCATATTCATATCTCGGTTTTAGTGGCCTGACACTGATTAATGAAATACTCGCCGTGACTCCGAAGGGCTGCCACCCGATGAATCATGCCCTATAAAGTTTCAGTCGTCCTTGTAGATGGGACTGCCAGGGAGCTAGGAAGccggagaaggagggagggagggggaaaggagagagagaggtcagGGTGGGCGCACACCTGTGGTGCCCTAGGCTGGGCGCTGGTCCTCTCCCCTGGGGCGGAGGCCTTGGCGGGGCCCTGGCCCCTCTGCCCGAACCCCTCTCCTAAGCCGAGGACTCTTTCTGGTCCTCCGGCCCTGgggttcccttcccttcctgatgGTGCGGCAGGCCTGGGGTTGCCAGGTGGCCgaggcagggccaggctggggctgAGGCTGCCGGGTGGCTGCTCAGGTTTATGGGGAGATTGGGGCCCAGAACGCTGTCCTGAAAGTGGTGCGGGAAGTGTGCCCGTGGGAATGGGATTTTGCCCCTGGGGCATTCAAGTTTGAGgtcagaaaggagggaaggaagctaAGCCCAGAGAGGGTTGCTGGTGGGGGGTGGCTTGGCACAGGTTTGGGGTACACAGGCCGTAGGGGCTTGGGAAGACTGCCCGGCCTCCAGCGGTCTCTGCTCCCTGCCCGGGCTGCCCGGCCGCATTGCAGGGCCCAGCACTGGGGCATGAGTCAGTCAGTCAGGCTCTCAGGCCTCCCGGGGACCGGAGAGAGGAAGCTTTGGGTACCTGACACTGAGCACGCGCCCTGTGCCTTGTGGTCCCTCGACTCGCCTGGCCCTGGGGAGCTTCCTGTCTCATCTCTCTGGCCTCAACTGGAGGATGCAGCTCCAGGTGGGGGGGTCAGCGGGCGAGGGTTGGCCCTGGGGTGGTGAATCCAGGGTTGGGTGGGCCAGGAGGTAGAACAAGAAGGTAGAGGGGTGCACTCTAGGAGTAGTGACAGTGCCCAGCCACCTCAGGGGGTCCCCTGAACTGGCGTGAAGGGAGCAGGGCCCCCAGGAAAGGTTTCCTGGGCTGCGCCTGTCCACCCAGGGGCATGGGGTGACTGGTCCCTCCACGTAAAAAGCCCCGCAGCCATCCGCTCTCAGCTCTGCTGGGGACAGAGAGCTTGCAGGTCTGCCCAGCGCCCCTCGGAGCCAGTGGCCCTAATTATAGCTCCGAGCTGAGAGGCCTCAGAAGGTCATCCCGCGGGGACTGCTGGCTGCCTTCgcgctgcagctactgaagctgGATGCGCACCCCTCCCTCCCAATACAGACGTCTGAAAATGGGCCCTCTTGGGGCGGCATAGCGGGACGGACAGAGGGGACCTGGTGGCACGGGGACCACAGGGCCTGGGGCCACAGTGCTTTCAGAGGctcatgaaaatatttaatttcttttcaaatgaaaagaaaagtttCTTTTAGGTCGAGGAAAACGTGTCAATAGACTCTATCAGTAtattcattcatctttgtatcacACAGCCTTAACatttctttcttatcatttgttttCAGTGGAGGAGAAGGCCCAGGGCCCATGCAAGTCACCCGGGTGGCACAGGTTGGGGAGGCCCCTGGAGTGGCCGGAAATTCTGGAGCTGTCTTCAGTGGGAGGTCAGAGAAGGCGGTGGCCCTGAGCCCAGCAGGGGAGCGGACAGCGCAGCGGGGACTCTGGGGGGGCCCTCGGGGTGCTCAGGCCTGGTGGACGCCCCTACCCACCCCCGCCAGCATCCCCCGCCGGCCCGGGTGGGGCGCAAGTGCAGCTCTTCCTTCGGGCCGCTGTTCGGTTTCTGCAGACGCCGCGGGTGTCTCTGATCCCCTAATCCATTTACCCAGAGGCCTGAGCACCGGCGGAATGCGGGGACACAATGGCCCGGCTGCACCAGGGGGCCGGCGCACCCACCTACTCCCGCCCAGCCGTCCCCATTGTCTGTCCGCGGTCCGCGGGGTCCCGGGCTCGGGGGCAGAGCGCAGCGGTGGGAATAACTCCGAGACGGTTTACATCCTCGAAACCGAAGGGcattttttcttaattccttctaCTTGAAACTGCCCTTTCGAGCCGGGAAGATGCTGTCCGGGTTTCTCCGCGGGGGCGGAGCGCAGGCACTCCGGGGAGGGGGCCCCGGCGGGCGAGGAAGGTCAGGGGGCGACTGCAGAGGGAGCAATGCGGGCTGGTCACTTGCAGTCTTTCCTCCGTGTGTCTTTTCCCGTTTGCTTGTTTGTCGCTGCTGTAGCTTTGCTCGTTACTGAATTTTAAACGTATGGTTAATTGCCGGGTCCTCGGGTAGCTGCGGcaatgtctgaaaatattaaatacatctGCGAGACGGTGggcaagagaaattaaaaaggtGCTGGCTGCAGTGAATGTTAAAAAGATCTCACAATGAAGTGATTAACATTTTTATGAATAAAATTAATCACGCATTAACTCTGCGGCACAGTACATCTGAAAGCCAAATGTGGCCCAGGAAGCCCCTTTCTTACACCCAGGAACTTTGGAGGCCTCCTGGGCCCTCAGCAAACATCCAACCATTAGGAATTTCAAACTATTTATGAGAGAATGTGTCAATAACAGCTATCTGAATttgaggcaaggaaaagaaaacctcCAAGAATACCACCACCGCTAGCACAGGTAGggcaaaattaaaaaagcaaccaccatttttttttttcccctctcctttgGCAAACCCTCAGTCAAAACCAGCCATTTCCATGCTCGGATGTGCTCCTGGGATTGTGTGGACCTGGATCCAGGAGGGCAGCAGGCAGCAATGGGGGAGGTGGAAGCCGAGTCCCAGAGCCTGGGAGGGGTGCTTTGCCCTGCCCTTGTCCGGGGCCCAAGGTTCTGAGGAAGTGGATCGGAGTGGAGGGCGGGCCTCCACATTATTAAAATTTCCAGTCTTGCAGATAATCAACTGCGATTTCTCCTCTCCCcgactctcctctccctcctttctaaTCTCTTGCCACTGTGGTTTTGGGATTATTCCAGCAGGCTGTACAAAGGGAAGCAAAGGCATCTGAAGTGTCACTCTACAGCTGTGGCAAAGGAACAGCATTGCCATTTTGTTGATGCTCCCAGCTCATGTGCACAGCAGAAGGTGGAATCAAAGCAGCGCGTCTCCTCAGTTCTGCACATTATTTTTCCCCACTGTGGCAAATCTCTCCGAGCTCCGTGAACCAAGAAAACCACGGTCCCTGTTTGAgttgatatattaatatttactgaggatTTGCAAGGTTGGGGCTAAATGTCAGCAGATTGCTGGGGCAGTCCTGTGGGGAATAATTAAACAAATCTCACAGCAGTTCATCCTCCTAACatctttattaatctttttttttttctcccttccccgCCTGAAAGAGTACATTGAAATATTGCTTTTGCAACCTTAGAGAAGATTCAGAATAAGTAATAGTGAAATACTGTGCTGGCGATGTTTGCTTTGGAGGGTCTCTGGACCCTTCCCTGGCAGGTGTTTGAGGGCAGGGAGGCGCTGATGGGTGAATTACCGCTGAGTGGTTGTGATTTTCACCTGCCCTTCCAACACATTTGTCGTGACCAATTTGCCAGACACAGTCCTACCGCTTCCGTGATTCGATCCGAACCCTGGCTATACCACGTAGTCCACTGTGCAGAGCGAGGGGGCTGCCGGCCGCTGCTTCTGGGTGTCTGCCTTCTTTAGTGTGATTATAGGTTACACTTAGAACAAGTTGGACAATTGTCTTTAATAAGCTTCATAATTAGTGTCGGGATGCCTCATTACAAGTCATAGCCTGTAGCAGTCCTGGGCCAAACAGCCCTCTgcaatctgatttattttttatcaggcAGCAGGAGCTGTCTGGAGTTTTTGTTTGTATAATGGGGGCCTGCATCAGGCCCCCAGTGTAAAAATACCACCAGGAAATTAATTGCTTCTGTGTGGATTCACCGCAGATGTGTCCTGTTGATCAGAATGGTATATTTTTGACTTTGCTGTCCTGCGGTgagttgtaaaaaaaataaaatgaaagccagCAATGCAAACATATTAGCATCAATATAGATTCAGTATGGCATAATTGAAAACATGGGGTTTCAGGGGAAGATGTGCAGGGAAAGTTCAAGTTTCTAGTAAGATTGTTTTCCTTCCTGttctctttcacagtttttttttttttttttttttatttgattatatatGAATGGATGTATGTATTGCTCCTAAGTGGAACCATCTCTGGGCAGACATGTGGCTGGAATGTCAGCTGGTTTCTGGCTGAAAGATCTTCTTACAATAACGTAAGCCCTATTGGAGTGGCTGATCCCCTGCCCCGAGCCTGACACCAGGGCCCCTGTTTGAGGTCCATGGTTTGACGCTGTTACAATGGTGCCAGGGAGAGTCTGGGCCGCTCATCTTGGCTCCACCCTGAAGGGGCCTCAGGTGGCTCTGGGTGGGTCGGCCTCGTGTGTGCTCCGCTTTTGCATGTGTGCACACGTCACGTGTGACTAAGCCATGTGGACAAATCTTTCTCATATGCTCTCTGCGCTGCTCCCTGGGCtcagatataaataaatactttctcGTCAGACCACTTGATCCCCCTACATTCTGATGAAGCTGCAAATGAGTCCTGCAACTTagaacattttaaagatatttttacgcTAATTTATCCCCGAATTAGAATTTGTCACTTGCATGTTTTATTCTTGGCACTGGACTGTCCGTTGCTGGCGAGTCTATATGGATCACCACGGCTGGGGTGGAAGTGTAGTTCCTCACGTCCCTTTGATTTTTCTAGAGGAGTTCCATGAGCTTCGTTTTCCTATTCCTCCTTTTTGAGGCTGTTTGAGGTCAGGACTCTGGTTTTCGCCCTCAGCACTGTATTGGGATGGAGTTGGTCAATTTAACCTCAGCTAACTGAACAGACTACACCTTCTTTATGGAAAAACAAACGCAGAAATGAATGCTGAATGTGATGTCATGATAAAGATCATGAGACATTGAGAATTGGGCAGGAAAATAAATCCGTTTCATATACA contains:
- the IRX1 gene encoding iroquois-class homeodomain protein IRX-1, with protein sequence MSFPQLGYPQYLSAAGPGAYGGERPGVLAAAAAAAAAASSGRPGAAELGAGAGAAAVTSVLGMYAAAGPYAGAPNYSAFLPYAADLSLFSQMGSQYELKDNPGVHPATFAAHTAPAYYPYGQFQYGDPGRPKNATRESTSTLKAWLNEHRKNPYPTKGEKIMLAIITKMTLTQVSTWFANARRRLKKENKVTWGARSKDQEDGALFGSDTEGDPEKAEDDEEIDLESIDIDKIDEHDGDQSNEDDEDKAEAPRAPVPPAVLARDQGSPLAAADTFKPQDSPLGLAKEVPEPGSTRLLRPGAAAGGLQGAPHSKPKIWSLAETATSPDGAPKASPPPAGHAGAPLQHPAFLPSHGLYTCHIGKFSNWTNGAFLTQGSLLNVRSFLGVGAPHGPHLSAPPPPPPQPPVTVAAGVLHGDKASSRSSPSLPERDLILRPDSPAQQLKSPFQPVRDNSLAPQEGTPRILAALPSA